Genomic segment of Arachis stenosperma cultivar V10309 chromosome 4, arast.V10309.gnm1.PFL2, whole genome shotgun sequence:
gctaTTCAGATTACACTTTTCCCAAATTGGTTCGAGGGTTCCACTTTCCACCCCCTCCCACCCTACCCCCAGAAATCTCTCTTCTTCCTAGTTGGCCTCCTCCTTCTTTGGCATTTGCTGGATCTTTTCTGTGCGATTGTTCTTTGTCGaggattcttcttctttgaggTGAATCTCTTTCcgttcttcttttctttctttcttcttcttcttcttattaaTTGTTGTGTGGGTGTTCGCAGGGTTAGCGTATTTGATGATTTGTTTCTGGATTTAGGATATTGGGTTCAAGGGTTCCCAATCATCCATGGTTGGCAGTGAATTTGCATCGCTTATAAAAATCTGTCTGGATTGTCAAAATCTAAACGTGGCCGTCTTGTGTTGTGCCTCTCTTGAAGGTGAATCAGTGAAACcattccatcttcttctttcatCACTGTTTTTATCCATGGCTATTTCACTTGTTCCTTGCAATTTTGCTGATTTGTGTCGTATTCGTAAACAGTAAAATTTTGCCCTTTTCTATGCATTAATCAAAGCATTTTGTATTAATAGTTTATTGCCCTTATGTTTTGTAATATTTCCTATTTACTTTTTcccaatttttatcaaatttctCTTGTTTGTGTTGCTGACAAGAGCCATGTTTGGTCATGCCTCTTTTTTCTAATCTCTGTTTTAGCTGGTTATAGTAGCTGTCTTGATTGATCCCGTttctaaattttgtgattgAAAATTCATGTACCTTATTCTCCAATTGGCTGTGGTTGGAAATCAACCTTTTTTACCTTAGATAAGACCATAGCTGAGCAAAGGTTTcatcttttttcaaattatgTCATCAATTTGCCTTATTTTGTAGAACATGCATAGCTCATATGAATGAGACTCTTGCAGGGCTACTAAACTGGGAATGAAGTTGGAGTGGTTGGAAGATGTGGTGAAAACAATCTTGGGTCCAATCCCAGCAGTGAAGTATGATAAGAGTAGAAACCGGAAAATATGGTTCAATAGCATGGTGGCTACATACACTGGCTGGAAGGATGAAAGGAATGATCCTGTGAAGGCTGTTACCTTTGGTGATGGCCAGCCATTACCATCTAATGTAGTATATGATTGTCTTAAACTACTTGAGGAAGAATCTATTGCTATTCCATGGCAGAAAGGAGATGTTCTCTTGATTGATAATTGGGCCGATCTTCATTCTCGTAAATCATTCATTCCACCACGCAGGGTGGTAGCTTAACTTGTTAAATAAGGTTGTATTTTGTTATTAGCTATAAGAATAGAAGAGTTATATTTGTATAGTTTTAGGAAATACACAATTGTTTGTTGGTTCCTTCACTTGTAATGAACTTATGTAAATTGAAAATTCAATGGAAAGTGCTTTCTTTTATATGTATTTTGGTTTGTTGTTTCTGTTTTTAGCTAATAGTATCCTTTTTTAACTTGTAAGAGTATATTTTGGTTTCTTTTCATGAATATGTAGGTGCAAAAATTAAGAACTCAGGTTGTAAATATTATGCAGGAAATTAACATAAGAGATACATTAGACTTGTTGATTAATTTAAGTGCAGAATAGCAGAAAATCAACACATGCTACGTAAAAGTTGAATAAGTAAAATTACATATACTTATTAGAGTATATTATGGGGCAAAATTACCCAATACAAATAAAATTCACCTAAAAGTTAACATAGATAATGCAGAATTGAATAAAGCTTTGTGGGATTGCACAGTTTTAAGTGCAAAATTGCATAATGCAGTTAAGATTCACCTAGTGGATAAGTTAGTAATATAATAGCAGAAAATTGACATAGACAAACTGCCCAATACAAACATAATTCAACAGACTGCATAAAAGAGTTGCAATGTAGCCAGTGCAGTTCAATTGTctaacaaaagataaaaacaacaaaacattAATAAGTCTGTTAAGTTTACCAGAATATCCTAGTAAGTTTACCAAAATATCTCCATAAATTTAGCAATACACCCAACACTAGCTAAAAGTTTTCCATTATATCTCGAGCGAATGCCACCTTTTCCTCATCCAAACTCCAGAAGGTTGCCTTCAATTCTGGATTCTGCACAAATTTTTTTGCAATTTGCACGATCTCCATTGTGTTAAAACCAAGACTCCTCAGCGTTCGGTCAAGATTTACTTGCTCATTAACACCGGACATTGCATTAGCTAGCACCTGCACATGCTTTCCTTGATCCTCAACCGCAGCTTTAAACGTTTCAGCTAGGTTTGATAGCACTGTGACGTCCTTGATTTTTCTCACTTGATGAAGCAAACAAGGCTGAAAAGGTATTGGGGAGTTCGCTCTCGGCAGCTGCTAAATCCTCCATGTCAACATCGTCTCCGCCTAAACCAAAGCCATCCGTTGTGGCCGCAGCAAATGTAGAGTCCGGTGTGACATCTTCTTCAGCATCTTTTCCACTGCATGCATCAAGACCAGTAGCTCTATCCTTGCCAAAAATGTTCCCAAGACGTTCAAACAACGGAAATAGCTTGCCTGGAGTGTAGAGTGTAACATTGCGACCCTGTACAACATAAAACAAAGTCAAAAATTACATGTTCATATGAACGAGTACTTGTAAGAAGAATTAATAAATGCGAAAAAATTACGAGCACATCTTTCCCCAAGCTTCCAGTACTTGTTTACTATCCACTTCAACACACATCTTTTCGGAATTCCACCCAAAACCACTACAACCCAACATCTCAGCCACaaacatatatttttctttCAGCCGCTTGTGTTTGTTTTTGATGTGTTTAACAGTGAGACCACATCCAGGAAACTTTTCATTCATTTTGTCCGCAGTTTTTGAAATACCCCTGGCTTAAATTAACCGGCATCTGCCCTTTTGCCTTCAACAACCAATTCTTCCATAAACACCACAAACTGTTTAGTTTCTTGCTCAGTCCATTGGCGGGGTATGGAGGCAATTTGCTGCTAGATAAGAACAAATAAAGTAAACCATGACAGCATAATAACTATCAAAATTAGAGTTCAATGGTATTAGAATTATCTTTAGAATTACTTACAGCAAACTAAAATCTAATagcaaataaaattaaaatatgtttaattaGAATAATCAGTAGCACAATATTAACATACTATAAAGATTTGAATAAAATTCTAGAATTTTGACATCTTTTGAAACAATTAAAACAAGACCTTGTCTAATTATATGTTTAATTGGAATACAAATTATGAATCCGAGTTGGCAAATACATATTGCACAAAGAAAAAAACTGAAATGAATTCAAATACAATAATTTATAGGCTAGGCCAATTGCAAACAtaacaaaatcggcaaagataaaAATTCTACTCGCCACGTTCTCCCCTCCATATTTCCCACATCTCGGTTGCTAGGTCCTCACGCCATTGAGTCCACTCATGGCTACTTTCCACAACATCAATTGTTTTACCTTCATCAACAATAGTATCATCTCCTACGGGTATGTGTTCTGGCGCAAGAGTTGCATCTTCTTCGGGATCAACATCCATGTTCATACGAATAAAGTTTTGTAACAAACAACAAGCAATAATAATATGGCTTTGAACTCTAATAGGATAGAACGAGGGACTTCGTAGAATTCCCCATCTTTTCTTAAGCAACCCAAAGCACCGCTCAATCACATTTCTAGCTGAAGAGTGCTTCTTATTAAATAACTCTAGACGATTTTGTGGTGCCCGATGACCTTGAATCCACTCATTAACATGATAGCGAACATTTCTATATGGAGATAaaaatcctctcccattggtaTAGCCGGCATCCACTAAGTAATAACACCCTAAAACGGaaggataaaaaatataagaaatatATTGTAATTCTCATATTCAATAGTTATTATTCTTTTCAAAAGATTAATTTAGACATACCAATAGGTATTTTCAAGCCATTACGTCGAGTAATAGCATCTCTAAGTACCCTTGAATCAGATGCCGATCCTTCCCAACCGCTAAGGACATAGACGAAATTCATGTTCCGATTGCAAACTCCTAAGACATTGGTGGATATTCTAGATTTTCTTGTCCGATATCTAGATTTATCACTCTTCGGGACTGTGACATCTATGTAAGTTCTATCTAATGCTCCTAGACAACCCTAtcaaatgtaaaaaaaaaagttattacaCGCAGAGTAAACGTGACCAATACAAATTAGAGCTACATACACGACCTACCTTGA
This window contains:
- the LOC130975315 gene encoding clavaminate synthase-like protein At3g21360, whose translation is MKLEWLEDVVKTILGPIPAVKYDKSRNRKIWFNSMVATYTGWKDERNDPVKAVTFGDGQPLPSNVVYDCLKLLEEESIAIPWQKGDVLLIDNWADLHSRKSFIPPRRVVA